In Legionella adelaidensis, the sequence TGCTGAGTGTCAATATCATATACGTTAGGAAATTTTACTCCATGGCTGCCTCTATGGCTCGTTTGCTTTTCTCTATTTAATACATTGTGGCAGTCTCTGCAGCAAAGTTTGGAAATTCCAATGTTTATCGGTGTGCCACTTGCTTTAAAATCAGTGTGATGTCTCAAGTAATAAAGGATTGCCTGCTCCGCATGCAATTGCTCCCTAGTAAGAACTTGCCTGTTTTGTACAACAATGGTTGAGTTGGGAGCCAGTAAAGCTTTTAGTTCGTCTTCAGTAAATCCTTTTTTCCCATTAGTAAGTACACCTAATACACAATGTTTGCCTAACTTCAATAATGCATTAACCAAGTGTGCGGTGGGAGTCTTTCGCTCAATTTTTCGGTGCTGGGCTGGGACTACTTGGCCTATTCCGCCTATTTCAGGATTCATTAGTTTTAAAACACTTTCGGTAGCTAATAACCTGGCTCGCGTTGAAAATTGTATTGTCTTTAGATTGGGCTGGCTTCCTGGTTTTAAATCATCCAGTAAAGGGTGTAAGAATTCTTGTATTATTCCGATCTTGGCTGCTAACCAGTCAGCTAATTGGTCATCAGAGATATCTGCCGGTGAATTAGAGGAAAGGATTAATTCCCCTTTATAAAAAGCAACGGCGGTGCAAGGTGTATATTTATTATCAAGAGAAATGAGACGCGATAAACTATCCATGCGGCGCTGCTCTATGGTGTCATCTAAAGCATGACGTACAGGTATTTCCAGGATCCTTATTTGAGGAGTACTATGGATAAAGTGCATGATCGCATCTTTTGAGAACTTCCCTGTACTCGCCATTTCAATAATTTTAGGGACTACAAAGCGGGTAATATCCTCGTCATGGGCTCCGCAGTAAAGGATGGACTTGAGAATCTTTACTGAGGGTAACACATCAGGAGATACGCTCTTTTGTTCACATTCGGCAATTAATAATGCTTGTAACTTCTCTATTCTCATATACATTCCTACAGATTACAGCTAAATCTTGCATAGTATACGGATTTGAACATTAAGAGCACATTAAGACAAAATAAAAAAACTATGATATTATTTATAATTAAATGTACTACATTAGAACACATTTAGGGAAAACCAAATTATGCGCAACTTTTTCTCATCTTCAGACTTAAAAACAATAAAAAATTCTCTGCAACTGCTGAAACAAGATGATTTGTCTATAGGTGAGTCGAAGATAAAAACCTTAACATTTTTATTGACCCGTGCGGGAAATACTTTAAAACATGAAGGAATAAACCCAACAGGAAAAGTTGCCACCTATTTTTTAATGGCTGATATTTATGCCACCTTGAGTAATATTTTTAGTCGGCATGATAATGTTATGAAAGCGGAAGAATTAGTATTACAAGCTCTTCAATGTATTGATAGGGCTGCTCCCTTTTATGAAAAAATTGGCGATTTTTCAGAGGGAGAAGTCTTGGATTCTGAGATACCTGGAGCGGCGGCTATGGATCTAGGTGAGGACGTAAATTCGATGCAGGGGGCTGCTGCGCTTAACATTGAGTTTATAAGGAGTTGTAATACTTTTGGAATTGGATATCCCGATGAAGCGAGACATTGTATAAAAGATTTTTTAGGTACTCTAATTGAAGCAAGCAATGAGCAACCTTTATTTACATGTCCTGGTGAAAATGATAATTCTGATATCTGCAAAGATAGCGAATCTCCTGAGGGAGAGGATAATGAAGGATCCTATCGACCGCGCAAGTAAGTTCTATTTTACTATTTGAAAAACACTCCAGGCACTTACCTAGGCACGTAAATTCACGTTATACTATTTTGTCATTATTTTCCCGGAATGTATCAATGAGTTGGCTAAAAAAATTACTCCCGTCAAAAATTCGTACCGAAACCGCGCAAAAAAAAGGCGTCCCTGAAGGTCTATGGGTAAAGTGCGCAGGTTGTGGTGAAGTTCTTTATAGGACCGAACTCGAAAAGAATTTATCAGTTTGCCCGAAATGCAGCCACCATCATCGTATTACGGCAAGAACGCGTCTTAACCAAATACTAGATGAAGCCGGAAAAGAAGAAATAGCAGAGAATTTAGAGCCTATTGATCGCCTGAAATTTCGTGACTCCAAGAGGTATAAAGATAGAATTACCCAAGCCCAAAAAGCTACCGGGGAGAAGGAAGCGCTCATAGTGATGAAAGGTTCCATTCTAGGTAAGCCAGTTGTTGTTAGTGCTTTTGAATTTAACTTTATGGGAGGTTCAATGGGAGCCACCGTAGGGGAAAAATTTGTTCGGGCGGTTAATGCCGCTTATGAATCCAAAACTCCTTATATTTGCTTTACGGCTAGTGGGGGCGCAAGGATGCAAGAAGGTTTATTTTCTTTAATGCAAATGGCAAAAACCTCCGCAGCTTTGGCCAAATTTGCAGAAGCAAAACTCCCGTTTATTGTTGTACTCACTGATCCTACCATGGGCGGAGTTTCTGCAAGTTTTGCGAGCTTAGGAGATATTATCATAGCAGAACCGAATGCATTAATAGGTTTTGCCGGTCCCCGTGTAATAGAACAAACAGTTCGTCAGACACTTCCGGAAGGTTTCCAACGCAGTGAGTTTTTACTCGAACACGGTCATATAGATATGATCGCGGAACGAAAAAATTTACGTTCTACTTTAGGTGAATTAATAGATAAATTAATGCATCACCATTCTCTCAGGGAATATATGGATGCCTAATTTTAATCAATTTACTTTGGTTGAGTGGCTTAATTATCTTGAAAATCGCCATCCTGAAGAAATTAGATTAGGGCTTTCCAGGGTAGGAGAGTTTGCGCGTGCATTAAACTTAATAGATTGGCCAATTCCCGTTATCACTGTTGCTGGTACCAATGGAAAAGGATCAACTGTTGCAAGTTTAGAAGCGATATATCGTTCTGCCGGTTATCGGGTGGGTAGTTATACCTCCCCACATCTTATTCAATTTAATGAACGTATACGAGTTAATGGGAATCCTATTGCTGACGAAGATTTATGCTTTGCCTTCCGCGAAATTCAAAAAGCAGACTGTAACGAGAAACTGACTTATTTTGAAATGGCTACACTAGCCGCTTTATGGCATTTTAAACAAGCCAAGCTTGATATTTTAGTGTTAGAAGTAGGGATGGGAGGGAGAAAAGATGCTACGAATATTATTGATGCCGATGTGGCAATTATTACTACCATCGATTTTGATCACCAGGAATATTTAGGCGCTACCAAAGAAGAAATTGGTTATGAAAAAGCCGGGATTTTAAAGAAAAATAAAATTTTGGTGTATGCAGACGAGGACCCACCGCAAAGTGTTTTGCAATATGCCAAAGAGAAGAATGTTCGCATTTATAGGCTGGGAGAAGCGTATTTTTTTAAAAAAAATGATCAATTTTATATTGACTGCTCATTCACTGAAGGCGGGTTACTAAAACCACTCCCTTTACCTCAAGTCAACTTAAAAGCTGCAGCGGCAGCGGTTGTCGCAAGTTTGCTTTTAAAGGCAAGAATCCCAATAGAATTTTTTGACTACCAAAAAGCGATGCAATCGGTCATTATCTCCGGCAGACAACAATTGCTTACCAAACCTAAGCCTACCATTTTTGATGTCGCTCATAATCCCCAGTCTGTTAAGCTTCTTGCAGAATTCCTGAAAAATTTTCCCATTAAAGGTAAAATTTATGCAGTTTTTTCTGCATTAAAAG encodes:
- the accD gene encoding acetyl-CoA carboxylase, carboxyltransferase subunit beta; this encodes MSWLKKLLPSKIRTETAQKKGVPEGLWVKCAGCGEVLYRTELEKNLSVCPKCSHHHRITARTRLNQILDEAGKEEIAENLEPIDRLKFRDSKRYKDRITQAQKATGEKEALIVMKGSILGKPVVVSAFEFNFMGGSMGATVGEKFVRAVNAAYESKTPYICFTASGGARMQEGLFSLMQMAKTSAALAKFAEAKLPFIVVLTDPTMGGVSASFASLGDIIIAEPNALIGFAGPRVIEQTVRQTLPEGFQRSEFLLEHGHIDMIAERKNLRSTLGELIDKLMHHHSLREYMDA
- the folC gene encoding bifunctional tetrahydrofolate synthase/dihydrofolate synthase; the encoded protein is MPNFNQFTLVEWLNYLENRHPEEIRLGLSRVGEFARALNLIDWPIPVITVAGTNGKGSTVASLEAIYRSAGYRVGSYTSPHLIQFNERIRVNGNPIADEDLCFAFREIQKADCNEKLTYFEMATLAALWHFKQAKLDILVLEVGMGGRKDATNIIDADVAIITTIDFDHQEYLGATKEEIGYEKAGILKKNKILVYADEDPPQSVLQYAKEKNVRIYRLGEAYFFKKNDQFYIDCSFTEGGLLKPLPLPQVNLKAAAAAVVASLLLKARIPIEFFDYQKAMQSVIISGRQQLLTKPKPTIFDVAHNPQSVKLLAEFLKNFPIKGKIYAVFSALKDKDMYGLIDPLYNLVNFWYPAVLTGKRASDKNTLLEVFAQFNIFPQCFENPKLAYDHACLQATEHDLIVVYGSFLTVGSVMQALEGESEVV